One Hevea brasiliensis isolate MT/VB/25A 57/8 chromosome 5, ASM3005281v1, whole genome shotgun sequence genomic region harbors:
- the LOC131179980 gene encoding UPF0481 protein At3g47200-like — translation MHQKISNPPTLLTKSAAKSSCCIFRVPQSFIEINGKSYQPHIVSIGPYHHGKPPFRMIEEHKWRYLGSLLSRIEIKGLHLEDLLKAVEALEMAARECYSETIQFDTDEFVEMMVVDGCFIVELFRKVGDVVQVEPDDPIFTMQWITTFFYRDFLRLENQIPFFILECLFDLSRMPGEESGPSLSTLALNFFNHALQRPEGAIARHGNLNGRHLLDLVRSSYIDFGQTQPPKCDHTPSHIIHCVSKLRHSGIKLTQGKEDSFLVVKFRRGIIEMPTITIDDAMSSFLLNCVAYEQCHNGSSKHFTTYATLLDCLVNTYKDVEYLCDNNIIENYFGTDAEVARFINNLGKEVPFDIDMSYLVELFRDVHQYYKNSWHVQWAGFKHTYFDTPWSFISALAALILLILTVAQTFYTIYGTYRN, via the coding sequence ATGCACCAGAAAATATCCAACCCACCAACATTACTCACCAAATCAGCTGCCAAGAGCTCTTGTTGCATCTTTAGGGTACCCCAGAGTTTCATAGAGATTAATGGTAAGTCCTACCAACCTCATATAGTCTCAATAGGCCCTTACCACCATGGGAAGCCTCCCTTCAGAATGATTGAGGAGCACAAGTGGAGATACTTGGGCTCTTTGCTTTCTAGGATTGAAATTAAAGGCCTACACTTAGAGGACCTTTTAAAGGCAGTAGAGGCACTAGAAATGGCAGCTAGAGAGTGCTACTCTGAAACTATCCAGTTTGACACGGATGAATTTGTGGAAATGATGGTTGTTGATGGTTGTTTCATTGTCGAATTGTTTCGAAAAGTTGGAGATGTGGTGCAAGTTGAACCTGATGATCCTATCTTCACAATGCAATGGATCACAACTTTTTTCTACAGGGATTTTCTTAGACTTGAGAATCAAATCCCATTCTTTATTCTTGAATGTTTATTTGACTTGTCGAGAATGCCTGGAGAGGAATCAGGCCCTTCCTTGTCCACCCTTGCTTTAAATTTCTTCAACCATGCTCTTCAAAGGCCAGAGGGTGCCATTGCCAGGCATGGAAATCTAAATGGTAGGCATCTTCTTGATTTAGTTCGGTCAAGTTATATAGATTTCGGCCAAACCCAACCACCAAAATGTGATCACACACCAAGCCATATAATTCATTGTGTATCCAAGCTTCGCCACTCCGGAATTAAGCTGACTCAAGGGAAGGAAGATAGTTTCTTGGTGGTGAAGTTCAGGCGTGGAATTATAGAAATGCCCACAATAACCATTGATGACGCGATGAGTTCTTTCTTGCTTAATTGCGTAGCTTATGAGCAATGCCACAATGGGAGCTCCAAGCACTTCACAACTTATGCAACATTATTAGACTGCCTAGTGAACACTTACAAAGATGTTGAGTATTTATGTGATAATAATATCATTGAGAATTACTTTGGAACCGATGCAGAAGTTGCAAGATTCATCAATAATCTGGGTAAGGAAGTTCCATTTGATATTGATATGAGCTATTTGGTTGAGTTGTTTAGAGATGTTCATCAGTATTACAAGAACAGTTGGCATGTTCAATGGGCAGGCTTCAAGCATACTTATTTTGATACTCCTTGGTCATTTATATCTGCACTGGCTGCTCTGATTCTCCTGATTCTTACTGTGGCACAGACCTTTTACACCATTTATGGTACTTACAGAAATTAG
- the LOC131180163 gene encoding secreted RxLR effector protein 161-like, with protein MTCPRKEHWQAEKWIMRYLKDTVDVGLIFDKAKMSDLFVGYVDLDFTGDLDKRRSLTSYLFSLSGSAISLKATLQAIVALSTIEAEYMALAEAVKTALWLQGLVGNLGLTQNKPIIFCDS; from the coding sequence ATGACGTGTCCTAGGAAGGAGCATTGGCAGGCAGAGAAATGGATTATGAGGTATTTGAAGGATACTGTAGATGTTGGTCTCATATTTGACAAAGCCAAGATGAGTGATTTATTTGTTGGCTATGTGGATTTAGATTTTACAggggacttagacaagaggagatctCTGACAAGTTATTTGTTTAGTCTCTCTGGAAGTGCTATTAGTTTgaaggcaacattgcaagctaTAGTTGCTTTGTCTACTAtagaggctgaatatatggcTTTAGCAGAGGCAGTAAAGACAGCTTTATGGTTACAGGGTTTAGTGGGTAATCTTGGTTTGACACAAAACAAGCCAATCATATTTTGTGACAGCTAG